Proteins from a genomic interval of Kitasatospora kifunensis:
- a CDS encoding succinate dehydrogenase/fumarate reductase iron-sulfur subunit codes for MNLTLRIWRQAGPDASGALTTYQVTGISPDMSFLEMLDTLNEELILRGEQPVAFDHDCREGICGACGMVINGQAHGPERTTTCQLHMRHFQDGDVIDVEPWRSGAFPVVKDLVVDRSAFDRIIGAGGYISAPTGSAPEAHATPVPKEAADLAFEHAECIGCGACVAACPNGSAMLFTSAKVVHLNVLPQGAPERRSRARALVGAMDAEGFGGCTNTGECATACPKGIGLNAIATLNREFLLGGR; via the coding sequence ATGAACCTCACCCTGCGGATCTGGCGGCAGGCCGGACCGGACGCATCCGGTGCACTGACCACCTACCAGGTCACCGGGATCAGCCCGGACATGTCCTTCCTGGAGATGCTGGACACCCTCAACGAGGAGCTGATCCTGCGCGGCGAGCAGCCGGTGGCCTTCGACCACGACTGCCGCGAGGGCATCTGCGGCGCCTGCGGCATGGTGATCAACGGCCAGGCGCACGGCCCGGAGCGGACCACCACCTGCCAGCTGCACATGCGGCACTTCCAGGACGGCGACGTGATCGACGTCGAGCCGTGGCGTTCGGGGGCCTTCCCCGTGGTCAAGGACCTGGTGGTGGACCGCTCGGCGTTCGACCGGATCATCGGCGCGGGTGGCTACATCAGCGCGCCCACCGGCAGTGCCCCCGAAGCGCACGCCACCCCGGTCCCCAAGGAGGCCGCCGACCTCGCCTTCGAACACGCCGAGTGCATCGGCTGCGGGGCCTGCGTGGCGGCCTGCCCGAACGGGTCGGCGATGCTCTTCACCTCCGCCAAGGTGGTACACCTCAACGTGCTGCCGCAGGGCGCGCCGGAGCGGCGCAGCCGGGCGCGGGCGCTGGTGGGGGCGATGGACGCGGAGGGCTTCGGCGGCTGCACCAACACCGGCGAGTGCGCCACCGCCTGCCCCAAGGGCATCGGGCTGAACGCGATCGCCACGCTGAACCGGGAGTTCCTGCTCGGCGGCCGGTGA
- a CDS encoding fumarate reductase/succinate dehydrogenase flavoprotein subunit: MNSEAPFDEVPFKYSDFTVGAPIADTKAPTGPIAERWDRRRFEAKLVNPANRRGRTVIVVGTGLAGGAAGATLAEQGYHVVQFCFQDSPRRAHSIAAQGGINAAKNYRNDGDSVRRLFYDTVKGGDFRARESNVHRLAEVSVQIIDQCVAQGVPFAREYGGLLDTRSFGGVQVSRTFYARGQTGQQLLLGAYQALSRQIAAGNVELHPRTEMLDLLVIDGRARGIVARDLVTGAVSAYLADAVVLATGGYGNVFHLSTNAKNSNATAIWRAHRRGAYFANPCFTQIHPTCIPRSGEHQAKLTLMSESLRNDGRIWVPKTVGDTRSPELIPEQERDYYLERIYPAFGNLVPRDIASRAAKNVCDEGRGVGPGGQGVYLDFADAIARMGRAAVEAKYGNLFEMYQRITAEDPYQVPMRIYPAIHYTMGGLWVDYDLQTTVPGLFAIGEANFSDHGANRLGASALMQGLGDGYFVLPATLADYLAQAPTAPVPTDHPEVTSAIVEVTDRLKRLLAVDGDRTPESFHRELGELLWDECGMARDEAGLRRALARIPQLRAEFWQRLAVPGTGEELNQTLEKANRLVDYFELAELMCLDALHRTESCGGHFRTESQTPGGEAARKDEEFGYVAAWEFTDGGAPVLHREELTFTEVHPTQRSYA, translated from the coding sequence GTGAACTCCGAAGCACCCTTCGACGAAGTACCGTTCAAATACTCCGACTTCACCGTCGGTGCGCCGATCGCCGACACCAAGGCACCGACCGGTCCGATCGCCGAGCGCTGGGACCGGCGCCGGTTCGAGGCCAAGCTGGTCAACCCGGCCAACCGGCGCGGGCGCACCGTGATCGTGGTGGGCACCGGTCTGGCGGGCGGCGCGGCCGGCGCCACCTTGGCCGAACAGGGCTACCACGTGGTCCAGTTCTGCTTCCAGGACTCCCCCAGGCGGGCTCACTCGATCGCCGCGCAGGGCGGCATCAACGCGGCCAAGAACTACCGCAACGACGGGGACTCGGTGCGCCGGCTCTTCTACGACACGGTCAAGGGCGGCGACTTCCGGGCCCGGGAGTCCAACGTGCACCGGCTGGCGGAGGTCTCGGTGCAGATCATCGACCAGTGCGTGGCCCAGGGCGTGCCGTTCGCCCGCGAGTACGGCGGGCTGCTCGACACCCGCTCGTTCGGCGGCGTCCAGGTCTCCCGCACCTTCTACGCCCGCGGCCAGACCGGGCAGCAGCTGCTGCTCGGCGCCTACCAGGCGCTCTCACGGCAGATCGCCGCCGGGAACGTGGAACTGCACCCCCGCACCGAGATGCTCGATCTGCTGGTGATCGACGGACGGGCTCGCGGGATCGTGGCCCGCGACCTGGTGACCGGGGCGGTGAGCGCCTACCTGGCCGACGCGGTGGTGCTGGCCACCGGCGGCTACGGCAACGTCTTCCACCTGTCCACCAACGCCAAGAACTCCAACGCCACCGCGATCTGGCGAGCGCACCGGCGCGGCGCCTACTTCGCCAACCCGTGCTTCACCCAGATCCACCCGACCTGCATCCCGCGCTCGGGCGAGCACCAGGCCAAGCTCACCCTGATGAGCGAGTCGCTGCGCAACGACGGGCGGATCTGGGTGCCGAAGACCGTCGGCGACACCCGCTCGCCGGAGCTGATCCCCGAGCAGGAGCGGGACTACTACCTGGAGCGGATCTACCCCGCCTTCGGCAACCTGGTTCCGCGCGACATCGCCTCCCGGGCCGCGAAGAACGTCTGCGACGAGGGTCGCGGGGTCGGGCCCGGCGGACAGGGGGTCTACCTGGACTTCGCCGACGCGATCGCCAGGATGGGCCGGGCGGCCGTCGAGGCCAAGTACGGCAACCTCTTCGAGATGTACCAGCGGATCACCGCCGAGGACCCGTACCAGGTGCCGATGCGGATCTACCCCGCGATCCACTACACGATGGGCGGCCTGTGGGTCGACTACGACCTGCAGACCACCGTGCCGGGCCTGTTCGCGATCGGCGAGGCCAACTTCTCCGACCACGGCGCCAATCGGCTGGGCGCGAGCGCGCTGATGCAGGGACTGGGCGACGGCTACTTCGTGCTGCCGGCCACCCTGGCCGACTACCTGGCCCAGGCGCCGACCGCCCCCGTCCCCACCGATCATCCGGAAGTCACCAGCGCCATCGTCGAAGTGACGGACCGTCTGAAGCGCCTGTTGGCCGTGGACGGCGACCGCACCCCCGAGTCCTTCCACCGCGAACTGGGCGAACTGCTCTGGGACGAGTGCGGGATGGCCCGCGACGAGGCCGGGCTGCGCCGGGCACTGGCCAGGATCCCCCAGCTGCGCGCGGAGTTCTGGCAGCGGCTCGCCGTGCCGGGCACCGGCGAGGAGCTCAACCAGACGCTGGAGAAGGCCAATCGACTGGTCGACTACTTCGAACTGGCCGAGCTGATGTGCCTGGACGCACTGCACCGCACCGAGTCCTGCGGCGGCCACTTCCGCACCGAGAGCCAGACCCCGGGCGGTGAAGCCGCCCGCAAGGACGAGGAGTTCGGCTACGTCGCCGCGTGGGAGTTCACCGACGGCGGCGCACCGGTGCTGCACCGCGAAGAGCTCACCTTCACCGAGGTCCACCCCACCCAGCGGAGCTACGCATGA
- a CDS encoding succinate dehydrogenase cytochrome b subunit yields the protein MAVTTGARPREAARERSTLAVLWGSTVGKKAAMAVSGVVMLTYLVFHMLGNLKIFFGPGDLNGYAAWLRTIGQPFLGHAWFLWIARVGLLLAVVVHAVAAYQLSRRDLAARPTGYRHTRARSSYATRTMRWGGVILALFIVWHILDLTTLTVNPRAEAGHPYQNVVASFSTWYGGGIYCVAMLALGLHVRHGFWSAAQTLGVNNPRRNRVLKLTANLLALVLTAGFLCVPLAVMTGIVK from the coding sequence ATGGCAGTGACAACGGGAGCACGACCCCGCGAGGCAGCGCGGGAACGGTCCACCCTGGCGGTGCTCTGGGGTTCGACCGTCGGCAAGAAGGCGGCGATGGCGGTCAGCGGCGTGGTGATGCTGACCTACCTGGTCTTCCACATGCTCGGCAATCTGAAGATCTTCTTCGGCCCCGGCGACCTCAACGGCTACGCGGCCTGGCTGCGCACCATCGGCCAGCCGTTCCTGGGCCACGCGTGGTTCCTGTGGATCGCCAGGGTCGGCCTGCTGCTCGCCGTGGTGGTGCACGCGGTGGCCGCCTACCAGCTGAGCCGGCGCGACCTGGCCGCCCGGCCGACCGGCTACCGGCACACCCGGGCGCGCTCCAGCTACGCGACGCGCACGATGCGCTGGGGCGGGGTGATCCTGGCGCTCTTCATCGTCTGGCACATCCTGGACCTGACCACCCTGACCGTGAACCCGCGGGCCGAGGCCGGGCACCCGTACCAGAACGTGGTGGCCTCCTTCAGCACCTGGTACGGCGGCGGGATCTACTGCGTGGCGATGCTGGCCCTCGGGCTGCACGTGCGACACGGCTTCTGGAGCGCCGCGCAGACGCTGGGCGTCAACAACCCGCGCCGCAACCGGGTGTTGAAGCTGACCGCCAACCTGCTGGCGCTGGTGCTGACCGCCGGCTTCCTCTGCGTGCCACTCGCCGTGATGACGGGAATCGTGAAGTGA
- a CDS encoding LysR family transcriptional regulator, which translates to MQFHQLRYFVAVAELRHFTRAAEATHVAQPSLSQQIRSLERELGAELFHRTRGNIALTDAGAALLPLARRILADAESARLAVQETVQLRRGRVRLGAPPSLCTSLVPDVLRAYRARHPGVELVVHEDGSRDLVRILAAGELDLALIITPQAGEAPGLAVTELLYEDLVLVSAAPAKRRRARIEDLRGQPLVMFREGYDLREATLAACRAAGFEPEFAVAGGEMDAVLGFVRAGLGPAVLPGMVAARSGLTVTPFAGPGLGRVIALASGAEVPLSRAAAALHEVLLEHLAEAGRAGALPPGTRLLSPD; encoded by the coding sequence GTGCAGTTCCACCAGCTCCGCTACTTCGTGGCCGTCGCCGAACTGCGGCACTTCACCCGCGCCGCCGAAGCGACGCACGTCGCACAGCCTTCGCTCTCCCAGCAGATCCGCTCGCTGGAGCGGGAGTTGGGAGCCGAGCTGTTCCACCGCACGCGTGGCAACATCGCGCTCACCGACGCCGGGGCGGCCCTGCTGCCGCTGGCCCGACGCATCCTGGCCGACGCCGAGAGCGCCCGGCTCGCGGTCCAGGAGACGGTGCAGCTGCGGCGCGGCCGGGTGCGGCTCGGCGCCCCGCCGAGCCTGTGCACCAGCCTGGTCCCCGACGTACTGCGCGCCTACCGGGCCCGGCACCCGGGCGTCGAGCTGGTGGTGCACGAGGACGGCTCGCGCGACCTGGTCCGCATCCTGGCGGCCGGCGAACTGGATCTGGCACTGATCATCACACCGCAGGCCGGCGAGGCGCCCGGGCTCGCGGTGACCGAACTGCTCTACGAGGACCTGGTGCTGGTCTCGGCCGCTCCGGCGAAACGACGCCGCGCCCGGATCGAGGACCTGCGCGGGCAGCCACTGGTGATGTTCCGAGAGGGCTACGACCTGCGCGAGGCGACGCTGGCGGCCTGCCGGGCGGCTGGCTTCGAGCCCGAATTCGCCGTGGCCGGAGGCGAGATGGACGCCGTCCTCGGCTTCGTCCGGGCGGGCCTGGGGCCCGCCGTACTGCCCGGCATGGTGGCCGCCCGCAGCGGTCTGACCGTCACCCCGTTCGCCGGCCCCGGGCTCGGCCGGGTGATCGCGCTGGCCAGCGGTGCCGAAGTGCCGCTCAGCCGCGCCGCCGCCGCGTTGCACGAGGTGCTACTCGAGCACCTGGCCGAGGCCGGACGAGCGGGCGCACTGCCGCCCGGTACCCGACTGCTCAGCCCGGACTGA
- a CDS encoding SCO5389 family protein, whose translation MSLTVSPELLAQAEAGQVAEADFVATVRDSLPYAYQMVERLSLELAAGDAPFADNQVEPPSDAERGQLLRAMASDSIRGSLERHFGVRLAFMNCHRVAVFPVGAEQGAPYQTFISMHAQLLNQTPELRSC comes from the coding sequence ATGTCTCTCACCGTCTCCCCCGAACTGCTCGCCCAGGCCGAGGCCGGGCAGGTGGCCGAAGCCGACTTCGTCGCCACCGTCCGCGACTCGCTCCCCTACGCCTACCAGATGGTCGAGCGGCTCAGCCTCGAACTGGCCGCCGGCGACGCCCCGTTCGCGGACAACCAGGTCGAGCCGCCGTCCGACGCCGAGCGCGGGCAGCTGCTGCGCGCGATGGCCAGCGACTCGATCCGGGGCAGCCTGGAGCGACACTTCGGCGTGCGGCTGGCCTTCATGAACTGCCACCGGGTGGCGGTCTTCCCGGTCGGCGCGGAACAGGGCGCGCCGTACCAGACGTTCATCTCGATGCACGCCCAGCTACTCAACCAGACGCCGGAGCTGCGTAGTTGCTGA
- a CDS encoding transglycosylase domain-containing protein → MSSSHSGSFVHKTKLTATFLGVSVVAGALTAGLALPAIGGVGLGAKNAVGDFNSLPDDFTTPPLSQASTIYDANGGVIATVFDRDRTVVPSDQISPLMKSALVDIEDNRFYQHGAIDVKGVLRALSSNASGGGTQGASTLTQQYVKNVFVEEAGNDSAAVQAAQAQDVGRKVKEMKYAIKVEQTLTKDQILTNYLNITFFGEQAYGIQAASQRYFSVDAKDLSLPQAALMAGLVQSPSGYDPIVNPKAAKERRDTVLKKMAQYGTITQAQADQAIATPITLKPSAPLQGCITAQQGEGFFCDYVKNQVLNDPAFGANSADRQALWKRGGLQIHTTLDPKAQAALQASVTSHVYASDKAATAMTVVQPGTGKIIAMGQSRPYGVNANQTQINYNVGKSMGGGIGFPTGSTFKPIVAAAALENGITPSQSYPSPYSMAWPKMKDCQGNGFGSAQVHNDATSLVGPFTMAPAMAQSVNTYFASLEADAGLCNVAQMTNKLGITQQAGGEKLSVVPSMALGSNDLTPLEMANVYATFAAHGTYCTPTAISSVTGPDGKPLNVPQSQCSQAMSATTADEITTMLKGVVQDGTGTTAGLTDRDSAGKTGTTNDSEQVWFVGYTPELAGATVVTDTDNPTSLDGQRIGGQYVGQAFGGTLSGPIWRDAMEGALQGTPPSSLASVPLP, encoded by the coding sequence ATGTCTTCGTCGCACTCGGGCTCGTTCGTCCACAAGACCAAGCTCACCGCCACGTTCCTCGGCGTCAGTGTGGTGGCCGGCGCACTCACCGCCGGGCTCGCACTGCCCGCCATCGGCGGGGTCGGGCTGGGCGCGAAGAATGCCGTCGGGGATTTCAACAGTCTGCCTGACGACTTCACCACGCCCCCGCTCTCCCAGGCGTCCACCATCTACGACGCCAACGGCGGTGTGATCGCCACCGTCTTCGACCGCGACCGCACGGTGGTCCCCAGCGACCAGATATCCCCGCTGATGAAGTCGGCGCTGGTGGACATCGAGGACAACCGCTTCTACCAGCACGGCGCGATCGACGTGAAGGGCGTGCTGCGGGCGCTGAGCAGCAACGCCTCCGGCGGGGGCACCCAGGGCGCGTCCACGCTCACCCAGCAGTACGTGAAGAACGTCTTCGTCGAGGAAGCCGGCAACGACTCGGCGGCCGTGCAGGCCGCGCAGGCGCAGGACGTGGGCCGCAAGGTCAAGGAGATGAAGTACGCGATCAAGGTCGAGCAGACCTTGACCAAGGACCAGATCCTGACCAACTACCTGAACATCACCTTCTTCGGCGAGCAGGCCTACGGGATCCAGGCCGCCTCCCAGCGCTACTTCAGCGTCGACGCCAAGGACCTCAGCCTGCCGCAGGCCGCGCTGATGGCCGGCCTGGTGCAGTCGCCCAGCGGGTACGACCCGATCGTCAACCCGAAGGCCGCCAAGGAGCGCCGGGACACCGTCCTGAAGAAGATGGCGCAGTACGGCACGATCACCCAGGCCCAGGCCGACCAGGCGATCGCCACCCCGATCACGCTCAAGCCCAGCGCGCCGCTGCAGGGCTGCATCACCGCCCAGCAGGGCGAGGGCTTCTTCTGCGACTACGTGAAGAACCAGGTCCTCAACGACCCGGCGTTCGGCGCCAACTCGGCCGACCGGCAGGCGCTGTGGAAGCGCGGCGGGCTGCAGATCCACACCACCCTGGACCCCAAGGCGCAGGCCGCCCTGCAGGCCTCGGTGACCAGCCACGTCTACGCCAGCGACAAGGCGGCGACCGCGATGACCGTGGTGCAGCCGGGCACCGGCAAGATCATCGCGATGGGCCAGAGCCGCCCGTACGGCGTGAACGCCAACCAGACCCAGATCAACTACAACGTCGGCAAGTCGATGGGCGGCGGCATCGGGTTCCCGACCGGCTCGACCTTCAAGCCGATCGTGGCGGCGGCCGCGCTGGAGAACGGCATCACGCCGTCCCAGTCCTACCCCTCGCCGTACAGCATGGCCTGGCCGAAGATGAAGGACTGCCAGGGCAACGGGTTCGGCTCCGCCCAGGTGCACAACGACGCCACCTCGCTGGTCGGCCCGTTCACCATGGCGCCGGCGATGGCGCAGTCGGTGAACACCTACTTCGCCTCGCTGGAGGCGGACGCCGGGCTGTGCAACGTGGCGCAGATGACCAACAAGCTCGGCATCACCCAGCAGGCCGGCGGCGAGAAGCTCAGCGTGGTGCCCTCGATGGCGCTCGGCAGCAACGACCTGACCCCGCTGGAGATGGCGAACGTCTACGCGACCTTCGCCGCGCACGGCACGTACTGCACGCCGACCGCGATCAGCAGCGTCACCGGCCCCGACGGCAAGCCGCTGAACGTGCCGCAGAGCCAGTGCAGCCAGGCGATGTCGGCCACCACCGCGGACGAGATCACCACGATGCTCAAGGGCGTGGTGCAGGACGGTACCGGCACCACGGCCGGCCTGACCGACCGGGACAGCGCCGGCAAGACGGGTACCACCAACGACAGCGAGCAGGTCTGGTTCGTCGGCTACACGCCGGAGCTGGCGGGCGCCACGGTGGTCACCGACACCGACAACCCGACCTCGCTGGACGGGCAGCGGATCGGCGGGCAGTACGTCGGCCAGGCCTTCGGCGGCACGCTGTCCGGGCCGATCTGGCGGGACGCGATGGAGGGCGCCCTCCAGGGCACGCCGCCGTCGTCGCTCGCCTCGGTGCCGCTGCCGTAG